A single Trypanosoma brucei gambiense DAL972 chromosome 9, complete sequence DNA region contains:
- a CDS encoding methyltransferase, putative produces MTSTTQPKWTRLPIRTRPHRNPLAENSDNHPDCPAELQEQCTTLFPGMDNPVITLVDVGCAFGGMLFSLAPDFPDMCMLGLEIRPKVVEFAQNKVKKLREGAATDGTSHHYRNVWFEQLNVMKFGSNCFNKGQLQALFFCYPDPHWKRKNVRRRIISPGLVQEYAYWLKVGGFLFTVSDVEELEQWMVTCLDGCPLFRQLSQEELAGNEMVRKMLDYAANSSEDAQRTTRKGLQKHYAVHVRVP; encoded by the coding sequence ATGACTTCCACAACACAACCGAAGTGGACGCGACTACCGATACGCACGCGACCTCATCGTAACCCACTCGCAGAAAATAGTGATAACCATCCGGATTGCCCAGCAGAACTTCAGGAACAATGCACCACGCTTTTCCCGGGAATGGACAACCCGGTGATTACTCTCGTTGATGTCGGTTGTGCCTTTGGTGGAATGCTCTTTTCACTCGCACCGGATTTCCCTGACATGTGTATGTTGGGGCTTGAGATACGTCCAAAGGTTGTGGAGTTTGCGCAGaataaagtaaagaaacTGCGCGAAGGGGCGGCAACCGATGGCACTTCGCACCACTACCGTAATGTGTGGTTTGAACAACTCAATGTTATGAAGTTTGGATCGAACTGCTTCAACAAGGGGCAACTTCAGgcccttttcttctgctaCCCGGACCCACACTGGAAACGGAAGAACGTCCGCCGGCGCATTATTTCCCCTGGGCTTGTGCAAGAATATGCCTATTGGCTGAAAGTTGGCGGTTTTCTCTTTACAGTGTCAGATGTTGAGGAGTTGGAGCAATGGATGGTCACATGCCTTGACGGCTGCCCACTGTTTCGGCAGCTGAGCCAAGAAGAGCTGGCGGGAAATGAAATGGTCCGAAAGATGTTAGACTACGCTGCGAACAGCAGTGAAGACGCCCAAAGAACAACAAGGAAGGGTCTCCAGAAACATTATGCGGTGCACGTGCGGGTGCCATAA
- a CDS encoding developmentally regulated GTP-binding protein,putative, with amino-acid sequence MGLLERRKAIEEEIARTQKNKKTEYHIGRLKGQLARIKTEMMENATRAAGARGGDGFEVRRSGDVRCALVGFPSVGKSSFLSRVTTTESTAAGYEFTTLTCIPGKLMHRGTEIQILDLPGIIEGAAEGKGRGRQVIATARTADMIILMLDAARAEAQRGKIEAELETVGIRLNQSFPDVTFKKKPSCSMNAIGFTSTVKLTKGMSEGLAKDILKDYGIHNADVIIREDITIDQFIDVIEGNRKYMPCLYIYNKIDTITMEEMDRLSRLPHSVVLSLHWDLNVDEVIDEIWEHLNIIRIYTKKHGSHPDFTKPFVVKRDATVGHICRRIHKDIVSRFKYALVWGTSSKHQPQRVGIQHQLADEDVLQIMVKTSNE; translated from the coding sequence ATGGGCTTACTTGAACGCCGGAAGGCGATCGAAGAGGAGATTGCCCGCACacaaaagaacaagaagACAGAATACCACATTGGTCGTTTGAAGGGCCAACTGGCGAGGATAAAAACGGAAATGATGGAAAACGCCACAAGGGCCGCAGGGGCGcgtggtggtgatggtttTGAAGTTCGGCGGAGCGGCGACGTTCGGTGTGCTCTCGTGGGTTTTCCATCCGTTGGCAAGTCGTCTTTTCTCTCACGTGTtacaacaacagaaagtaCGGCGGCGGGTTATGAATTTACGACACTCACATGTATTCCAGGGAAACTAATGCACAGGGGAACCGAAATACAGATTTTGGACTTACCGGGTATCATTGAGGGAGCTGCGGAGGGTAAGGGTCGTGGGAGACAAGTCATTGCAACGGCTCGAACTGCCGATATGATCATCTTAATGTTAGATGCCGCTAGGGCGGAGGCACAGCGGGGAAAAATTGAAGCGGAGTTGGAGACGGTTGGTATCCGTCTTAATCAAAGTTTCCCGGACGTGACGTTCAAGAAGAAACCCTCATGCAGCATGAATGCAATTGGCTTTACATCAACCGTCAAACTAACGAAAGGTATGTCTGAAGGATTAGCGAAGGACATTCTGAAGGATTATGGTATTCACAACGCGGACGTCATTATACGGGAAGATATAACAATTGACCAGTTCATTGATGTTATTGAGGGAAACAGAAAGTACATGCCCTGTCTCTACATATACAATAAAATAGATACCATTACAATGGAGGAGATGGACCGGCTTAGTCGACTGCCCCACTCAGTGGTACTTTCACTTCACTGGGACTTAAATGTAGACGAGGTCATTGACGAAATTTGGGAGCATCTTAACATCATCCGTATTTACACGAAGAAGCACGGTAGCCACCCCGACTTTACAAAACCGTTCGTGGTCAAAAGGGACGCAACCGTAGGTCATATATGCAGGCGAATTCATAAGGACATTGTCTCACGGTTTAAGTACGCCCTTGTCTGGGGTACTAGCTCAAAGCACCAACCGCAGCGTGTGGGAATACAACATCAACTGGCAGACGAGGACGTTCTTCAAATAATGGTTAAAACGTCTAATGAATAA
- a CDS encoding GTP-binding protein, putative — protein MRRGLTCRNVHDPVFMRNVKRVLASYKESMDHSSRKGMSREAFVDINEKGAAWYLGHMQLASRTLAEKVKDADFVLEIRDARLPFTTGNPNLQKIIIDRPRLIVFNKAEMSNEDCNRVIQQYYERTGNFALFTSAKRSWRDTVEAVQRFVTHILPAQRFKTTANVGLVVGMPNVGKSTLINSLRLAHEYQFHREDFRRPRTPEAVSIAPGTTRGVKLVPVCKDPNIVLYDSPGLTLPGCFAKEAGLKLAACGIIPTNDITLPRSLVARYIYDVLSAAGVGEHMAECLHLPRAPISFDDCISMICERSGTSGQTDLGNLDPSRAQKFLIHDFQLGNLGRITLDKLPNKVRQAVSGKEYQRIGGGAGSGTEASNEENEVVWTHDVKSSDVVARYSEEMREVMEELQGEPVENTPSNRKPCGDSTVISRKKGPISRVSAHDESFRRSIRIIPGR, from the coding sequence ATGCGCCGTGGACTCACTTGCCGAAATGTTCATGACCCGGTGTTTATGCGAAATGTGAAGCGGGTGCTGGCATCTTATAAGGAATCTATGGACCATTCCAGTAGGAAGGGCATGTCCCGCGAAGCGTTTGTGGACATTAACGAAAAGGGAGCTGCGTGGTACCTTGGGCATATGCAGCTGGCCTCGCGGACCCTCGCAGAGAAGGTGAAGGACGCCGACTTTGTGTTGGAGATACGAGACGCGAGGCTTCCATTTACGACGGGAAACCCGAATCTTCAAAAGATTATCATTGATCGCCCGCGGCTGATTGTTTTTAACAAGGCTGAAATGTCCAACGAAGACTGTAACCGGGTCATTCAGCAGTACTACGAGCGAACAGGGAATTTCGCCCTCTTCACTAGCGCAAAGCGAAGCTGGCGAGACACCGTTGAGGCCGTGCAACGCTTCGTGACACATATTCTCCCAGCGCAGCGATTCAAAACAACGGCTAACGTGGGCCTCGTAGTTGGAATGCCCAATGTTGGGAAATCCACACTAATTAATTCCCTTAGGTTGGCACACGAGTATCAGTTTCACCGTGAGGATTTCAGGCGGCCACGTACGCCGGAGGCTGTGAGTATTGCCCCAGGGACAACTCGTGGCGTGAAACTCGTCCCTGTTTGTAAAGATCCAAACATTGTTCTCTATGACTCTCCAGGTCTCACACTCCCTGGATGCTTTGCGAAAGAGGCAGGTTTGAAACTGGCCGCATGCGGAATTATCCCCACCAACGATATCACGCTACCACGCTCCCTTGTAGCTCGATACATCTACGATGTCCTTAGTGCGGCTGGGGTGGGGGAGCATATGGCAGAATGTCTGCACCTGCCGCGAGCTCCCATTAGCTTTGACGACTGCATTTCCATGATCTGTGAAAGAAGTGGAACGAGCGGTCAAACTGATTTGGGGAACTTAGACCCTTCGCGCGCGCAAAAGTTCCTCATACACGATTTCCAGTTAGGAAACTTGGGTCGCATCACGTTGGATAAGCTACCCAACAAAGTGCGGCAGGCGGTAAGTGGGAAGGAGTATCAAAGAATCGGCGGAGGTGCAGGAAGTGGGACAGAAGCTAGCAATGAGGAAAACGAAGTCGTGTGGACCCATGACGTAAAGAGCTCTGACGTAGTGGCTCGCTACTCGGAGGAAATGCGGGAAGTTatggaggagttgcaggGTGAACCTGTGGAGAACACGCCTTCAAACAGGAAACCGTGTGGGGACAGCACGGTCATCAGCCGTAAGAAAGGGCCGATTAGCCGTGTGAGTGCGCACGACGAAAGCTTCAGGCGAAGCATACGCATTATTCCAGGGCGGTGA
- a CDS encoding p21 antigen protein, putative → MPVCNNDSQLIGLGVSVTLADDTTVNGTVYTYNSSEGLLVLFQGFSGSNPNVKIIRTPFIKEVTALRDNEEKLPPQLEAKARLPSMQAARDRSLFKHASSQLRNAKDKRNQLLQTDDQKTPIAALDTLIKLERIYPDIHWDKDAGVIRFNQDVVVKGNPDWTSPAVVIAEGAGDISRSLMERVQKTLSKK, encoded by the coding sequence ATGCCTGTCTGCAACAACGACTCCCAGCTGATTGGTTTGGGCGTTTCCGTGACGTTGGCTGATGATACCACCGTGAATGGTACGGTCTACACGTATAATTCATCCGAGGGGcttcttgttctttttcaaGGATTCTCCGGCAGCAATCCAAATGTTAAGATCATCCGAACTCCCTTTATTAAGGAAGTGACTGCCCTTCGCGACAACGAGGAAAAGCTTCCACCACAGTTGGAGGCGAAAGCGCGACTGCCATCCATGCAGGCAGCACGTGATCGATCCCTCTTCAAACACGCGAGCTCACAGCTGCGGAACGCCAAAGACAAACGTAATCAACTTCTACAGACCGATGACCAAAAAACACCGATCGCTGCACTGGACACTTTAATCAAGTTGGAACGTATTTACCCAGACATTCACTGGGACAAAGATGCTGGTGTAATTCGTTTCAACCAGGACGTGGTTGTGAAGGGGAACCCGGACTGGACGAGCCCGGCTGTTGTAATTGCCGAAGGTGCTGGGGATATCAGCAGGAGTTTGATGGAGCGAGTTCAAAAGACTCTTTCCAAGAAGTGA
- a CDS encoding isomerase, putative, which produces MSESRNADKEAAVMDRKKDHINICLKRNVEPYKNGRSIWDKYVVPYTALPEINMANIDTRCSFMGRSLSFPFIISSMTGGESHGRTINMSLAQACEAEGIPFGVGSMRVVNRYPAAVHTFDVKQFCPSVQMFANIGLVQLNYGFGAADVNRLIECVKADGLFIHLNHTQEACQPEGDTNFENLLEKLKVLLPQVKVPVIVKGVGHGIDYESVVALQRAGVKYIDVSGCGGTSWAWIEGRRHPYTVEEENLGFIFRDVGVTTDQCLTECAPLAKKGGLHLIAGGGIRTGLDIAKSLMMGAECATAALPFLKAALEGPEAVRKVIQRLRRELVVAMFACGVKDIASLRRKSLRLRAPL; this is translated from the coding sequence ATGTCCGAGTCAAGGAATGCAGACAAGGAAGCTGCAGTTATGGACCGCAAAAAGGACCATATAAATATCTGCCTCAAGAGGAATGTCGAACCCTACAAGAATGGGCGCTCGATATGGGACAAGTATGTTGTACCATACACCGCACTTCCTGAGATCAACATGGCAAACATCGACACACGCTGCTCCTTCATGGGGCGGAgtctctcctttcccttcattaTTTCCTCTATGACTGGTGGTGAGTCGCACGGTCGGACTATAAATATGAGTTTGGCGCAAGCTTGTGAAGCAGAGGGCATTCCTTTTGGAGTTGGAAGCATGCGCGTTGTTAATCGATACCCCGCGGCGGTTCACACATTTGACGTCAAGCAGTTCTGCCCCTCCGTTCAAATGTTCGCGAACATTGGACTCGTGCAGTTAAACTACGGCTTCGGTGCCGCTGATGTCAACAGGCTTATCGAATGCGTAAAGGCGGATGGACTCTTCATTCACCTTAATCACACACAGGAGGCATGTCAACCCGAGGGGGATACTAATTTTGAGAATCTTCTGGAAAAGCTAAAGGTCCTCCTTCCCCAAGTTAAAGTACCGGTGATTGTTAAAGGAGTTGGGCACGGAATCGACTATGAAAGCGTTGTCGCCCTTCAGCGTGCCGGTGTGAAGTATATTGACGTTTCGGGTTGTGGTGGTACCTCTTGGGCATGGATTGAAGGAAGGCGGCACCCCTACAcagtggaggaggaaaacctCGGCTTCATATTCCGTGATGTAGGCGTGACTACGGACCAATGCTTGACGGAGTGCGCGCCCCTCGCAAAGAAGGGCGGACTCCATCTTATCGCAGGCGGGGGCATTCGCACCGGTCTCGACATCGCAAAGTCACTTATGATGGGAGCGGAGTGCGCGACGGCCGCCCTTCCGTTTCTCAAAGCTGCATTGGAGGGTCCTGAAGCGGTGCGCAAGGTGATCCAGCGCCTCAGAAGGGAACTCGTCGTCGCCATGTTTGCTTGCGGCGTGAAGGACATAGCAAGTCTCCGAAGGAAGTCACTCCGCTTGCGCGCACCACTCTAG